A stretch of Lactuca sativa cultivar Salinas chromosome 6, Lsat_Salinas_v11, whole genome shotgun sequence DNA encodes these proteins:
- the LOC111895694 gene encoding SWI/SNF complex subunit SWI3C isoform X2 — MPASSSETRNRWRKRKRGEQSRKPRPQPQHQHDDDDEDYEEEDDVDLDQQNQHPEFDDDHSNSPDPTAATGAVTEVISDGAVRISTFPSVIKHTVNQHHYSVIQSVARERACRAGDSSNGGMNCVFLENISHGQLQALSAMPKDAPALTGGDSEGSFVITPPPIMEGRGVVKRYGSDRVHVVPMHADWFSPTTVNRLERQAVPHFFSGKSPDHTPEKYMDCRNRIVAKYMENPAMRLSASECHSFLAGVDADDVTRVVRFLENWGVINYCAAPPNHHEPRNEGSYLTEDSKGELKVPAAALRSIDSLIQFDKPRCRIKATDIYPELAVDSDETSDLDTRIRELLSENKCNHCSKSLGIVYYQSLKEIESLLCLNCYNEGEFVAGHSSLDFIKVDSTKDYGDLEADSWTNQETLLLLEAMELFNENWVEIAEHVGTKSKAQCILHFVRLSIDETPLENLEVPTASNLPNGNSCAKPQSYANGKASIIEDSEFEERLPFEKSGNPVMSQVAFLASAVGPRVAAACAHASLAALSEDDHLGDLENDESGSENRVNSENMNGRADPRNPIPIQQKGEGGSSNITPEKMRDAVRAGLAAAATKAKLFADHEEREIQRLSANIINHQLKRLELKLKQFAEVESLLIKECEQLERARQRVSAERALTISSQFGPPAAGGTTVNRPTGMPGVGPSLLNNTAGPSRQPVSGSPGQPFISGFPSNHHPQMSHSQQQQQQPMFGLGPHLPLSAINPSPPSAAHPMLRPVSGSRSGFE, encoded by the exons ATGCCAGCCTCCTCCTCAG AGACTAGGAACAGGTGGAGGAAACGGAAGCGAGGAGAGCAGTCCCGAAAACCTAGACCGCAACCCCAGCACCAGCACGATGATGACGATGAGGATTATGAAGAAGAAGACGATGTCGACCTCGATCAACAGAACCAACATCCCGAATTTGACGATGACCACAGTAATTCACCCGATCCTACAGCTGCCACCGGAGCAGTAACTGAGGTCATATCCGATGGCGCTGTTCGAATCTCCACCTTCCCTTCTGTAATCAAACATACGGTAAATCAACACCATTACTCGGTGATTCAGAGTGTTGCCAGGGAGAGAGCTTGCCGAGCTGGAGACAGTAGCAATGGTGGCATGAACTGCGTCTTCTTGGAGAATATTTCTCACGGCCAGCTACAGGCGTTGTCTGCCATGCCTAAGGATGCTCCAGCTTTGACTGGCGGAGACTCAGAAGGGTCTTTTGTAATTACACCTCCTCCCATCATGGAGGGTCGTGGTGTTGTCAAGAGATATGGTTCGGATCGAGTACATGTTGTACCAATGCACGCAG ATTGGTTTTCACCAACAACTGTAAACCGATTAGAAAGACAGGCAGTGCCACATTTTTTCTCCGGGAAGTCACCAGACCACACTCCAGAAAAGTACATGGATTGTCGCAACCGAATTGTTGCTAAATACATGGAGAATCCAGCAATGAGGTTGTCAGCTTCTGAGTGCCATAGTTTTTTAGCTGGTGTTGATGCTGATGATGTAACTCGAGTTGTAAGGTTTCTTGAAAACTGGGGTGTAATCAACTACTGTGCTGCTCCACCAAATCATCATGAACCTAGAAATGAAGGCTCATATCTGACAGAAGATTCAAAAGGAGAATTAAAAGTGCCAGCAGCTGCTTTGCGATCTATTGATAGCTTAATCCAATTTGATAAACCAAGATGTAGGATAAAAGCAACAGATATATATCCAGAATTAGCTGTTGATAGTGATGAAACATCTGATTTGGACACAAGAATTCGTGAGCTATTATCTGAGAATAAGTGCAATCATTGTTCTAAATCTCTTGGTATTGTGTACTATCAGTCTCTCAAAGAG ATTGAGTCACTATTATGCTTGAACTGTTACAATGAGGGGGAATTTGTTGCTGGTCATTCAAGTCTGGATTTTATCAAGGTTGATTCCACAAAAGATTATGGAGATCTTGAAGCAGACAGCTGGACCAATCAGGAGACATTATTGTTGTTGGAGGCTATGGAACTCTTCAATGAGAATTGGGTTGAGATTGCTGAGCATGTTGGGACCAAATCAAAGGCTCAATGTATCCTCCACTTTGTACGCCTTTCTATAGATGAGACTCCTTTGGAAAATCTTGAAGTTCCAACTGCTTCAAATTTGCCCAATGGGAATTCATGTGCAAAACCACAATCATATGCAAATGGGAAAG CATCTATTATTGAAGACTCTGAATTTGAAGAGAGATTGCCATTTGAAAAATCCGGGAATCCTGTAATGTCTCAG GTTGCTTTTTTGGCATCTGCAGTGGGACCAAGAGTGGCTGCAGCTTGTGCTCATGCATCGTTGGCAGCATTGTCTGAGGATGATCATCTAGGTGATCTGGAAAATGACGAATCTGGGTCTGAAAATAG GGTAAATTCGGAAAACATGAATGGTCGTGCAGATCCCAGAAACCCAATTCCAATTCAACAGAAAG GTGAAGGAGGCAGTAGTAATATCACTCCTGAAAAGATGAGGGATGCAGTCAGAGCTGGTCTTGCTGCTGCTGCAACCAAAGCAAAGCTTTTTGCAGATCATGAAGAACGAGAAATCCAAAGGCTATCTGCTAATATCATCAATCATCAG TTAAAGAGGTTAGAGCTGAAGCTGAAGCAATTTGCAGAAGTGGAAAGCTTATTAATCAAAGAATGTGAACAGCTCGAAAGGGCAAGGCAAAGGGTCTCAGCCGAGCGAGCACTCACCATCTCCTCCCAATTCGGACCCCCTGCTGCTGGCGGCACAACCGTCAACAGACCAACCGGCATGCCAGGTGTCGGTCCCTCATTGCTCAACAACACCGCTGGACCTAGCCGCCAACCCGTCTCCGGATCGCCAGGTCAGCCATTCATTTCGGGGTTCCCCAGTAACCACCACCCACAGATGTCTCATTCTCAACAACAGCAGCAGCAGCCTATGTTTGGGCTGGGCCCACACCTGCCCCTCTCGGCGATCAACCCATCTCCGCCATCAGCCGCCCATCCCATGTTGAGACCCGTGTCGGGAAGTAGATCTGGTTTTgagtaa
- the LOC111895694 gene encoding SWI/SNF complex subunit SWI3C isoform X1: MPASSSETRNRWRKRKRGEQSRKPRPQPQHQHDDDDEDYEEEDDVDLDQQNQHPEFDDDHSNSPDPTAATGAVTEVISDGAVRISTFPSVIKHTVNQHHYSVIQSVARERACRAGDSSNGGMNCVFLENISHGQLQALSAMPKDAPALTGGDSEGSFVITPPPIMEGRGVVKRYGSDRVHVVPMHADWFSPTTVNRLERQAVPHFFSGKSPDHTPEKYMDCRNRIVAKYMENPAMRLSASECHSFLAGVDADDVTRVVRFLENWGVINYCAAPPNHHEPRNEGSYLTEDSKGELKVPAAALRSIDSLIQFDKPRCRIKATDIYPELAVDSDETSDLDTRIRELLSENKCNHCSKSLGIVYYQSLKEIESLLCLNCYNEGEFVAGHSSLDFIKVDSTKDYGDLEADSWTNQETLLLLEAMELFNENWVEIAEHVGTKSKAQCILHFVRLSIDETPLENLEVPTASNLPNGNSCAKPQSYANGKASIIEDSEFEERLPFEKSGNPVMSQVAFLASAVGPRVAAACAHASLAALSEDDHLGDLENDESGSENRVNSENMNGRADPRNPIPIQQKEGEGGSSNITPEKMRDAVRAGLAAAATKAKLFADHEEREIQRLSANIINHQLKRLELKLKQFAEVESLLIKECEQLERARQRVSAERALTISSQFGPPAAGGTTVNRPTGMPGVGPSLLNNTAGPSRQPVSGSPGQPFISGFPSNHHPQMSHSQQQQQQPMFGLGPHLPLSAINPSPPSAAHPMLRPVSGSRSGFE; encoded by the exons ATGCCAGCCTCCTCCTCAG AGACTAGGAACAGGTGGAGGAAACGGAAGCGAGGAGAGCAGTCCCGAAAACCTAGACCGCAACCCCAGCACCAGCACGATGATGACGATGAGGATTATGAAGAAGAAGACGATGTCGACCTCGATCAACAGAACCAACATCCCGAATTTGACGATGACCACAGTAATTCACCCGATCCTACAGCTGCCACCGGAGCAGTAACTGAGGTCATATCCGATGGCGCTGTTCGAATCTCCACCTTCCCTTCTGTAATCAAACATACGGTAAATCAACACCATTACTCGGTGATTCAGAGTGTTGCCAGGGAGAGAGCTTGCCGAGCTGGAGACAGTAGCAATGGTGGCATGAACTGCGTCTTCTTGGAGAATATTTCTCACGGCCAGCTACAGGCGTTGTCTGCCATGCCTAAGGATGCTCCAGCTTTGACTGGCGGAGACTCAGAAGGGTCTTTTGTAATTACACCTCCTCCCATCATGGAGGGTCGTGGTGTTGTCAAGAGATATGGTTCGGATCGAGTACATGTTGTACCAATGCACGCAG ATTGGTTTTCACCAACAACTGTAAACCGATTAGAAAGACAGGCAGTGCCACATTTTTTCTCCGGGAAGTCACCAGACCACACTCCAGAAAAGTACATGGATTGTCGCAACCGAATTGTTGCTAAATACATGGAGAATCCAGCAATGAGGTTGTCAGCTTCTGAGTGCCATAGTTTTTTAGCTGGTGTTGATGCTGATGATGTAACTCGAGTTGTAAGGTTTCTTGAAAACTGGGGTGTAATCAACTACTGTGCTGCTCCACCAAATCATCATGAACCTAGAAATGAAGGCTCATATCTGACAGAAGATTCAAAAGGAGAATTAAAAGTGCCAGCAGCTGCTTTGCGATCTATTGATAGCTTAATCCAATTTGATAAACCAAGATGTAGGATAAAAGCAACAGATATATATCCAGAATTAGCTGTTGATAGTGATGAAACATCTGATTTGGACACAAGAATTCGTGAGCTATTATCTGAGAATAAGTGCAATCATTGTTCTAAATCTCTTGGTATTGTGTACTATCAGTCTCTCAAAGAG ATTGAGTCACTATTATGCTTGAACTGTTACAATGAGGGGGAATTTGTTGCTGGTCATTCAAGTCTGGATTTTATCAAGGTTGATTCCACAAAAGATTATGGAGATCTTGAAGCAGACAGCTGGACCAATCAGGAGACATTATTGTTGTTGGAGGCTATGGAACTCTTCAATGAGAATTGGGTTGAGATTGCTGAGCATGTTGGGACCAAATCAAAGGCTCAATGTATCCTCCACTTTGTACGCCTTTCTATAGATGAGACTCCTTTGGAAAATCTTGAAGTTCCAACTGCTTCAAATTTGCCCAATGGGAATTCATGTGCAAAACCACAATCATATGCAAATGGGAAAG CATCTATTATTGAAGACTCTGAATTTGAAGAGAGATTGCCATTTGAAAAATCCGGGAATCCTGTAATGTCTCAG GTTGCTTTTTTGGCATCTGCAGTGGGACCAAGAGTGGCTGCAGCTTGTGCTCATGCATCGTTGGCAGCATTGTCTGAGGATGATCATCTAGGTGATCTGGAAAATGACGAATCTGGGTCTGAAAATAG GGTAAATTCGGAAAACATGAATGGTCGTGCAGATCCCAGAAACCCAATTCCAATTCAACAGAAAG AAGGTGAAGGAGGCAGTAGTAATATCACTCCTGAAAAGATGAGGGATGCAGTCAGAGCTGGTCTTGCTGCTGCTGCAACCAAAGCAAAGCTTTTTGCAGATCATGAAGAACGAGAAATCCAAAGGCTATCTGCTAATATCATCAATCATCAG TTAAAGAGGTTAGAGCTGAAGCTGAAGCAATTTGCAGAAGTGGAAAGCTTATTAATCAAAGAATGTGAACAGCTCGAAAGGGCAAGGCAAAGGGTCTCAGCCGAGCGAGCACTCACCATCTCCTCCCAATTCGGACCCCCTGCTGCTGGCGGCACAACCGTCAACAGACCAACCGGCATGCCAGGTGTCGGTCCCTCATTGCTCAACAACACCGCTGGACCTAGCCGCCAACCCGTCTCCGGATCGCCAGGTCAGCCATTCATTTCGGGGTTCCCCAGTAACCACCACCCACAGATGTCTCATTCTCAACAACAGCAGCAGCAGCCTATGTTTGGGCTGGGCCCACACCTGCCCCTCTCGGCGATCAACCCATCTCCGCCATCAGCCGCCCATCCCATGTTGAGACCCGTGTCGGGAAGTAGATCTGGTTTTgagtaa
- the LOC111895660 gene encoding V-type proton ATPase subunit B 2 isoform X1 — protein MGVTKNTTSMEEATLEIGMEYRTVSGVAGPLVILDKVKGPKYQEIVNIRLGDGSTRRGQVLEVDGEKAVVQVFEGTSGIDNKFTTVQFTGEVLKTPVSMDMLGRIFNGSGKPIDNGPPILPEAYLDISGSSINPSERTYPEEMIQTGISTIDVMNSIARGQKIPLFSAAGLPHNEIAAQICRQAGLVKRLEKTENLLEQSGGEEDNFAIVFAAMGVNMETAQFFKRDFEENGSMERVTLFLNLANDPTIERIITPRIALTTAEYLAYECGKHVLVILTDMSSYADALREVSAAREEVPGRRGYPGYMYTDLATIYERAGRIEGRKGSITQIPILTMPNDDITHPTPDLTGYITEGQIYIDRQLHNRQIYPPINVLPSLSRLMKSAIGEGMTRRDHSDVSNQLYANYAIGKDVQAMKAVVGEEALSSEDLLYLEFLDKFERKFVAQGAYDTRNIFQSLDLAWTLLRIFPRELLHRIPAKTLDAFYSREATN, from the exons ATGGGGGTTACGAAAAACACTACCAGCATGGAGGAGGCAACACTTGAAATTGGAATGG AATATAGAACTGTCTCTGGAGTTGCTGGACCACTAGTTATCCTTGATAAAGTGAAG GGACCAAAGTATCAAGAGATTGTCAATATTCGTTTAGGTGATGGTTCAACCAGACGTGGTCAGGtcttggaagttgatggagagAAAGCTGTTGTCCAG GTTTTCGAAGGAACATCTGGAATTGACAATAAATTCACAACTGTTCAGTTCACTGGGGAG GTCTTAAAAACTCCTGTTTCAATGGATATGCTTGGGCGCATATTTAATGGCTCTGGGAAGCCAATTGATAATGGCCCTCCTATTTTGCCAGAGGCCTACCTGGATATTTCTg GAAGTTCTATCAATCCTAGTGAGAGAACATATCCAGAAGAAATGATCCAGACTGGTATCTCCACAATTGATGTGATGAATTCAATTGCTAGAGGACAAAAGATTCCTTTGTTTTCTGCTGCTGGGCTTCCTCACAATGAGATTGCTGCTCAAATCTGTCGTCAAGCTGGTTTAGTCAAGCGATTGGAAAAGACTGAAAACTTGCTTGAG CAGTCGGGTGGAGAAGAGGACAACTTTGCCATTGTTTTTGCAGCCATGGGAGTGAACATGGAGACTGCACAGTTTTTCAAACGTGATTTTGAGGAAAATGGCTCCATGGAAAGAGTGACACTTTTTCTAAATCTT GCCAATGACCCTACAATTGAGCGTATCATCACTCCCCGTATCGCTTTGACAACAGCAGAATATTTGGCATATGAATGTGGGAAACATGTTCTTGTTATCTTAACAGATATGAGTTCTTATGCTGATGCTCTTCGTGAG gTGTCTGCTGCTAGAGAGGAAGTGCCTGGAAGGAGAGGGTATCCTGGGTATATGTATACTGATCTGGCAACTATCTATGAGCGTGCTGGAAGAATTGAAGGCCGAAAGGGCTCCATCACACAGATTCCAATTTTGACTATGCCCAATGATG ATATTACACATCCCACCCCTGATCTTACGGGTTATATCACTGAAGGACAGATATACATTGACAGGCAGCTCCACAACAGACAG ATTTACCCTCCGATCAATGTGCTTCCATCCCTATCTCGATTGATGAAG AGTGCTATTGGTGAAGGGATGACTCGTAGGGACCATTCTGATGTCTCCAATCAG CTATATGCAAACTATGCCATTGGAAAAGATGTCCAGGCCATGAAGGCAGTGGTTGGAGAAGAAGCTCTCTCTTCTGAGGATCTG CTGTACTTGGAATTTTTGGACAAATTTGAGAGGAAATTTGTGGCACAAGGAGCATATGACACACGAAACATCTTCCAGTCACTGGACTTGGCATGGACACTTCTGAGAATCTTCCCACGTGAGCTTCTCCACCGTATTCCCGCCAAGACCCTCGATGCCTTCTACAGCCGTGAGGCAACCAACTGA
- the LOC111895660 gene encoding V-type proton ATPase subunit B 2 isoform X2: MGVTKNTTSMEEATLEIGMEYRTVSGVAGPLVILDKVKGPKYQEIVNIRLGDGSTRRGQVLEVDGEKAVVQVFEGTSGIDNKFTTVQFTGEVLKTPVSMDMLGRIFNGSGKPIDNGPPILPEAYLDISGSSINPSERTYPEEMIQTGISTIDVMNSIARGQKIPLFSAAGLPHNEIAAQICRQAGLVKRLEKTENLLESGGEEDNFAIVFAAMGVNMETAQFFKRDFEENGSMERVTLFLNLANDPTIERIITPRIALTTAEYLAYECGKHVLVILTDMSSYADALREVSAAREEVPGRRGYPGYMYTDLATIYERAGRIEGRKGSITQIPILTMPNDDITHPTPDLTGYITEGQIYIDRQLHNRQIYPPINVLPSLSRLMKSAIGEGMTRRDHSDVSNQLYANYAIGKDVQAMKAVVGEEALSSEDLLYLEFLDKFERKFVAQGAYDTRNIFQSLDLAWTLLRIFPRELLHRIPAKTLDAFYSREATN, encoded by the exons ATGGGGGTTACGAAAAACACTACCAGCATGGAGGAGGCAACACTTGAAATTGGAATGG AATATAGAACTGTCTCTGGAGTTGCTGGACCACTAGTTATCCTTGATAAAGTGAAG GGACCAAAGTATCAAGAGATTGTCAATATTCGTTTAGGTGATGGTTCAACCAGACGTGGTCAGGtcttggaagttgatggagagAAAGCTGTTGTCCAG GTTTTCGAAGGAACATCTGGAATTGACAATAAATTCACAACTGTTCAGTTCACTGGGGAG GTCTTAAAAACTCCTGTTTCAATGGATATGCTTGGGCGCATATTTAATGGCTCTGGGAAGCCAATTGATAATGGCCCTCCTATTTTGCCAGAGGCCTACCTGGATATTTCTg GAAGTTCTATCAATCCTAGTGAGAGAACATATCCAGAAGAAATGATCCAGACTGGTATCTCCACAATTGATGTGATGAATTCAATTGCTAGAGGACAAAAGATTCCTTTGTTTTCTGCTGCTGGGCTTCCTCACAATGAGATTGCTGCTCAAATCTGTCGTCAAGCTGGTTTAGTCAAGCGATTGGAAAAGACTGAAAACTTGCTTGAG TCGGGTGGAGAAGAGGACAACTTTGCCATTGTTTTTGCAGCCATGGGAGTGAACATGGAGACTGCACAGTTTTTCAAACGTGATTTTGAGGAAAATGGCTCCATGGAAAGAGTGACACTTTTTCTAAATCTT GCCAATGACCCTACAATTGAGCGTATCATCACTCCCCGTATCGCTTTGACAACAGCAGAATATTTGGCATATGAATGTGGGAAACATGTTCTTGTTATCTTAACAGATATGAGTTCTTATGCTGATGCTCTTCGTGAG gTGTCTGCTGCTAGAGAGGAAGTGCCTGGAAGGAGAGGGTATCCTGGGTATATGTATACTGATCTGGCAACTATCTATGAGCGTGCTGGAAGAATTGAAGGCCGAAAGGGCTCCATCACACAGATTCCAATTTTGACTATGCCCAATGATG ATATTACACATCCCACCCCTGATCTTACGGGTTATATCACTGAAGGACAGATATACATTGACAGGCAGCTCCACAACAGACAG ATTTACCCTCCGATCAATGTGCTTCCATCCCTATCTCGATTGATGAAG AGTGCTATTGGTGAAGGGATGACTCGTAGGGACCATTCTGATGTCTCCAATCAG CTATATGCAAACTATGCCATTGGAAAAGATGTCCAGGCCATGAAGGCAGTGGTTGGAGAAGAAGCTCTCTCTTCTGAGGATCTG CTGTACTTGGAATTTTTGGACAAATTTGAGAGGAAATTTGTGGCACAAGGAGCATATGACACACGAAACATCTTCCAGTCACTGGACTTGGCATGGACACTTCTGAGAATCTTCCCACGTGAGCTTCTCCACCGTATTCCCGCCAAGACCCTCGATGCCTTCTACAGCCGTGAGGCAACCAACTGA
- the LOC111895683 gene encoding N-glycosylase/DNA lyase OGG1, translated as MITYMKRQRPLPSSPSITTATGEPILSKITSTNSTISSYYSSKKPRKALISDLKTPKRVTLNLNKSELFLPLTFPTGQTFRWKQTSPFQYTGVVGSHLVSLIQLQDANGTDVAYTFHNTPSSDQTAAKSALLDFLNMSICLNDLWNEFSASDQRFAELAEHLSGARVLRQDPLECLIQFICSSNNNIKRITQMVDFISSLGNHLGVVEGIEFYEFPSLDQLSKVSEEELRKAGFGYRAKYITGTVQALQSKPGGGAAWLASLRELELQNTIEALTTLPGVGPKVAACIALFSLDQHHAVPVDTHVWKIATRYLIPELAGTKLTPKLCSRVADAFVEKYGRYAGWAQTLLFIAELPSQKALLQSLTNQTKEATKDVKSQKG; from the exons ATGATTACATACATGAAGCGACAACGACCCCTCCCGTCGTCGCCGTCAATAACAACGGCTACCGGAGAACCCATCCTTTCAAAAATCACCTCAACCAATTCCACCATATCCTCATACTACTCTTCCAAGAAACCTAGAAAAGCCCTTATTTCAGACCTCAAAACCCCCAAACGGGTAACTCTCAATTTGAACAAATCAGAGCTCTTTCTACCCCTCACATTCCCAACCGGCCAAACATTCAGGTGGAAACAGACATCCCCTTTTCAATACACAGGTGTTGTTGGCTCCCACCTTGTCTCCCTCATACAACTTCAAGATGCAAATGGGACTGACGTAGCTTATACTTTTCACAACACCCCCTCCTCCGATCAAACTGCTGCTAAATCAGCTCTACTGGATTTCCTTAATATGAGTATTTGTTTAAATGATTTATGGAACGAGTTTTCCGCCTCCGATCAACGGTTTGCTGAACTGGCGGAGCATTTGAGCGGTGCCAGAGTGCTCAGGCAAGACCCACTTGAGTGCCTTATTCAGTTTATTTGTTCTTCTAATAACAATATTAAGAGGATAACCCAGATGGTTGATTTCATATCATCATTGGGTAATCATCTGGGCGTGGTCGAAGGGATTGAGTTTTATGAATTCCCCTCTCTGGATCAATTGTCAAAAGTTTCCGAGGAAGAGCTTCGAAAGGCTGGTTTTGGCTACAG GGCCAAGTACATAACTGGCACAGTGCAAGCACTGCAATCAAAACCTGGTGGAGGAGCAGCATGGCTGGCTTCTCTTCGTGAATTAGAGCTTCAAAACACAATTGAAGCCCTTACTACTCTACCTGGTGTGGGCCCCAAAGTTGCTGCTTGCATTGCTTTGTTCTCTTTAGATCAACACCATGCTGTTCCTGTTGATACACATGTCTGGAAG ATTGCAACCAGATACTTAATCCCTGAGCTGGCTGGAACAAAATTGACACCCAAGCTTTGTAGCCGTGTGGCAGATGCATTTGTGGAAAAATACGGGAGATATGCTGGATGGGCTCAGACTCTACTTTTTATTGCTGAATTGCCTTCACAAAAGGCACTTTTACAGTCTCTAACTAATCAAACAAAAGAGGCAACCAAAGATGTAAAATCACAAAAAGGTTGA